The proteins below are encoded in one region of Styela clava chromosome 4, kaStyClav1.hap1.2, whole genome shotgun sequence:
- the LOC120326261 gene encoding splicing factor U2AF 35 kDa subunit-like, producing MAEYLASIFGTEKDKVNCSFYFKIGACRHGDRCSRLHNKPTFSQTIMLQGLYQNPQITNCSVPNVFPPTGEVSDVEMQEHYDEFFEEVFTELEEKYGDIEEMNVCDNLGDHLVGNVYVKFHKEEDAEKAVNDLNNRWFNGQPIHSELSPVTDFREACCRQYEMGECTRGGFCNFMHLKPISRDLRRKLYGRKKEKKRRSRSRSPPTRRRRSRSRERF from the exons ATGGCGGAGTATCTGGCCTCGATTTTTGGGACAGAAAAAGACAA gGTAAATTGTTCTTTCTACTTCAAGATTGGAGCTTGTCGTCATGGAGATCGTTGTTCAAGACTTCACAACAAACCCACTTTCAGCCAg acGATCATGTTGCAAGGATTATATCAGAATCCACAGATTACAAACTGCTCTGTTCCCAATG TGTTCCCTCCAACTGGTGAAGTGAGTGATGTTGAAATGCAGGAACACTACGATGAATTCTTTGAAGAAGTTTTCACTGAACTAGAAGAGAAATATGGAGATATTGAAGAGATGAATGTCTGTGATAACCTGGGAGATCATTTAGTTGGAAATGTCTATGTaaag TTCCATAAAGAAGAAGATGCAGAGAAAGCAGTGAACGATCTCAATAACCGATGGTTTAACGGACAACCGATACATTCTGAACTCAGTCCTGTCACTGACTTCAGAGAAGCTTGTTGCAGACAGTATGAAATGGG TGAATGCACCAGAGGAGGAttctgtaacttcatgcattTGAAACCAATTTCACGAGATTTGAGAAGAAAGTTGTACGGAAGAAAAAAGGAAAAGAAACGAAG